In the Corynebacterium jeikeium genome, ACCTGGCATTTTAGAGCAAAGTACTCAAGTTCAGCGGCGCGTCTTCGACGTTGGAAGCCAAGCGTAAACTCTCTAGTTCGCTGTCCACAATTTGAAGGAAGACGGATTTAGGTTGTCTGCAAAGGTAAAGGACTTCGGAAGGACGAAGCCCACGCTGTCGCGCGCCCTGGTAAGTCCAACATAAAACTTGGCCGCGGGCTCTTCCTTCTCAATGGGCGCCCCGCTCGCTAAAAATTTCTTCATCGGATCTGTAGGAAAAATTAATACGTGCCCCACAGTCCGGCCCTTTACATTGCCGAAAGTATCGAAGTCTAGCCGATCAGCCCATTCCTTTTCCGATCTCTTCCCCCACCTAAGCACAAGTGGGTTAAACACCCCGCAGTAAGACGTTACATTTTCGGGTGTAACGTGGTGCAGTCCAAATCCTATGCCGGCTTCACATTTCTCTGCCGTTGCATCTGGAAATTGATAACTAGCTTTAAAGACCGAGTTCGATAATTTTACTATATCCTGATGACAACGCTTGTTGACTGAACTGAATTTTAAGTCAAGCCAGCCTTTGTCTCGCATTAACTCGAACCAACCAATTTTTGCGGCTTTGCGGAATTTAGGATATTTTCGATCGCTCGTTGTGGTTTCAAAAACAGTCTGCCGGATATCTCCAACCATAAAGACAGAAATGCTGGATTCTAGTAAGTATTCAAGAATTACTAGATCATTTGCAGCTAAGTCTTGAACCTCATCGATAACAATCGAATCATAAATCAGCTCTAAGCGTGATATGGGTTGCTTGCCGTTAGCGTCGCAGATTTCCCGCGATACAAAAGCAATGGACTGTCCACCAATCCGCCCCTCTGAGTCAAAGTGTCTACGATGCTTTTTGTGCCATCGCTCGGGTCGATAGTCTCGATTAAATCCTGTATACCGCTTACCAGGTCCAAGGTAGTCGGGAGCGAATGGCTTCAGGAAGTGGTCGATAAGGAATCCATACCATCCGACAACTTCATGACTGGCACGCGGATTAGCAGCTGTAAGCCGGGACTTGAGCTCTTCTTGCCCAGTGCTGGTATAAGTAATAAATAGGGTCTTCTTTTCCGCTTTGGCAAATCTCTGGACAATACCCTCAGTCTTACCCGCACCAGCTACTGCTATTAAAGCTTCGTTTTTCATAGCATCTCGGGAAAAAGAGCGCGCACTGCTTCATTAATGTAATCAGGTATCTTCCAGTCTTTGTCTGGCAAGTTTACAAGCTTGAGGGCCGCGTCTGACTTCTGCGCAGTGCTCCACTCCACAAAATCTTGCCCCTCTGGTATTCCGAGACTCTCCTTTAATGCAGGCATATTCTCCCTGTTTACGTACTCTAGCTGCGACTCGAGCGTCTTCCCGCACTCTTTTTTCCCTACGACAAGGAAACTCTCCCCCAGCGACGCGCTATATTTCTTCTCCCAATGCCCATCGTCTCGTCCATCGTTATCACGAATTCCGATCACCCGCTTATCGAGTAGAGCGGCAAGTCGGAACCATCTCTCATGCTTGACCCCTTCTACCGAAATGATATCGACTCCAAGAGCCGATGAGCCCATTCCGTAGTTTCGTTCGAAAGCTTCCTCAACGATTAAGAGGTCACTAATTCCTTCTACAAGCACTACGTGGTCTGCCAAAATGAGTCGGAGCGTATCGAAGTTGGGCAACTTCTGAAAGAATCTGATGTCACTGGACTGCAGGTCGGAGAGGCGAGCGCCGACGCCTCGTTCCACAAGCATAAGTCCATCAAGGCCCAGGCGGTTAAGCACGAAGGAACTATGAGTCGTAACGATTATTTGCTGATCGGCGCCTAGAGCCTTAATTCGGTCCAGAAGCTGACGTAACTTTGTGTGGGAAAGGTGGTTTTCTGGCTCTTCAATGAGTATCAGATCTGCCTTCGTCGCAGATTTAAGTAGTGATACTTCCACCTTTGCTATGGCTTGTTCTCCGAAACTGGCGTGGCTAAAAGGAAGACTGTTGATCGCGGGGGTAATCCCTGACTGCCACTGACCAGAAACTGCTGGATCAATCTGTATTCCAAGCTGCTTTAATGGTTTGGCCGGGTCGTTCTTGATTTTTTCATTAACAGATTCGAGGGCGGTCTGTGTTGATGACGTGAAAGCTGATCTAAGGGTCACCGACAAATTGGCAGCAACTTCGTCAGGTATGTGGTCTTCGAGAAGCTGACGGGTATATCGATCCACCCCTCGGTTCAAAGAGTTTGATTGCGGCCCAATCAGTGCGAAATTCAGCCCTCGAGGTTTTCGCGTGAGTCGGTCGGGACTACCAAACGAATGCCAGTAGGTCTCAAAGTACTCGGTCGGGAAGAGCTTGGCACTTACTCCATTTTCTTCCCATGCGGCCATGTAGTCCCAAAACTCTTTTGTATAGTCATCGTTCAGAGATACTTCGAACGCAAGCCCAGTTTCATTTGCATTTTTGCTGTTCATCTTTCCTTGGAGGCGGGCCAAGTCCGGATTCTTCGAGCTGTTATCTAAAATTACTTCGATGACTATCTTCGGCACCTCCGGACGCCGTCCTGCAGAGTATGCGTCGAAGAACTCTTTAGTTGTTTGTGTATGAAACCAGTAAGGGGAGAGGGCATCACTCGGCCACTGTCCGTTGATTCGTCCCCCTATTGCCAGCCCGATAGCCTCAAGGAGGGTGGATTTTCCTGCTCCGTTTGCGCCCACAATTACGTTATACTGCGGACTAAACGTTGCCTCATAGTTTTGTAACCCTTTGAAGTTACGAATTCTGACTTTAGAAATCATGAAAGTAGCCTTTCCCATCCCAGTGCGCGCCAAGCAGACCGGTCAAGTCCGGTGTAGTGGTGTAGCCGTTTGTGCTTTCGGCTCGATATGAAGTTCGGGGCTTGGTTAGGCGGTTAGCTGGTGGTGGTCGTCACGATGTTCTCCTGGGTGGTGCATGAGGTGCTTGGTGTGTTCGAGTGCGGTCAGTGACATGTAGCGTTTTTGTTGGATCCAATCGTCGTGTTGCTCGGCTAGGACCGCACCGACAAGCCGGATGATGGATTCACGGTTTGGGAAAATGCCGACGACGTCGGTGCGCCGGCGGATCTCTCGGTTTAACCGTTCTGTGGGGTTGTTTGACCACACCTTCGTCCAGACTGGTTTCGGCACTGCGGTAAACGCCAGTACTTCATCGAGTGATTCCTCCAAATACGCCGCGACGTGAGGGAATTTCGGCTCCAGTAGGTCGACAACTTCGCGGGCTTGAGCCCAAGTGGATGTGGCGTCAGGTTGCTGGAAGATTGTCTGGAACATCGCAGAGACCATCGGCCATTGTGTTTTCGGGACCTTTTCGTAGAGGTTCTTCGCAAAATGGGTGCGGCACCGCTGCCACGACGCATTGGGCAGCACTTCGGAAATGGCGTGCTGGATGCCTTCGTGGGCATCACTGGTGATAAGGAATACCCCAGTAAGTCCGCGGGCTTTTAAGTCCTGGAAGAAGCCTTTCCACGACGCGTTGGATTCCGCGGTGGCGACGTGCATGCCGAGCATTTCGCGATACCCGTCGGCGTTGACTCCGGTGGCAAGCAGCACTGAGCATTTGACCACCCGGCCGCCTTCACGGACTTTGATCGTGAGCGCATCGCACGATAAAAAGGCGTACCCGCCGGGGTCTAGTGGGCGGTTTTTGAAGTCTGCGACCATGTCGTCGAGTTCTTCTGACATGCGTGAGACTTGCGATTTCGACATGCTGGAAATCCCAAGTGTAGCCACCAGATCATTCATCCTGCGGGTGGAAACCCCCTTAAGGTAGCACGTGGCGATCACAGTCGATAAGGCTCGTTCTGCTCGTGAGCGGCGCTCTAACAGCCAGTCTGGGAAGAACGCGCCGTGGCGCAGTTTCGGCACC is a window encoding:
- a CDS encoding AAA family ATPase, which codes for MKNEALIAVAGAGKTEGIVQRFAKAEKKTLFITYTSTGQEELKSRLTAANPRASHEVVGWYGFLIDHFLKPFAPDYLGPGKRYTGFNRDYRPERWHKKHRRHFDSEGRIGGQSIAFVSREICDANGKQPISRLELIYDSIVIDEVQDLAANDLVILEYLLESSISVFMVGDIRQTVFETTTSDRKYPKFRKAAKIGWFELMRDKGWLDLKFSSVNKRCHQDIVKLSNSVFKASYQFPDATAEKCEAGIGFGLHHVTPENVTSYCGVFNPLVLRWGKRSEKEWADRLDFDTFGNVKGRTVGHVLIFPTDPMKKFLASGAPIEKEEPAAKFYVGLTRARDSVGFVLPKSFTFADNLNPSSFKLWTAN
- a CDS encoding ATP-dependent nuclease, whose translation is MISKVRIRNFKGLQNYEATFSPQYNVIVGANGAGKSTLLEAIGLAIGGRINGQWPSDALSPYWFHTQTTKEFFDAYSAGRRPEVPKIVIEVILDNSSKNPDLARLQGKMNSKNANETGLAFEVSLNDDYTKEFWDYMAAWEENGVSAKLFPTEYFETYWHSFGSPDRLTRKPRGLNFALIGPQSNSLNRGVDRYTRQLLEDHIPDEVAANLSVTLRSAFTSSTQTALESVNEKIKNDPAKPLKQLGIQIDPAVSGQWQSGITPAINSLPFSHASFGEQAIAKVEVSLLKSATKADLILIEEPENHLSHTKLRQLLDRIKALGADQQIIVTTHSSFVLNRLGLDGLMLVERGVGARLSDLQSSDIRFFQKLPNFDTLRLILADHVVLVEGISDLLIVEEAFERNYGMGSSALGVDIISVEGVKHERWFRLAALLDKRVIGIRDNDGRDDGHWEKKYSASLGESFLVVGKKECGKTLESQLEYVNRENMPALKESLGIPEGQDFVEWSTAQKSDAALKLVNLPDKDWKIPDYINEAVRALFPEML
- a CDS encoding IS256-like element IS3506 family transposase, which translates into the protein MTAAPYSIDPTTYLDDLLAQASPDLMRQMLQGFINQILSAQADTVCGAEYGVVSTDRVNHRNGYRHRDLDTRVGTIDVAVPKLRHGAFFPDWLLERRSRAERALSTVIATCYLKGVSTRRMNDLVATLGISSMSKSQVSRMSEELDDMVADFKNRPLDPGGYAFLSCDALTIKVREGGRVVKCSVLLATGVNADGYREMLGMHVATAESNASWKGFFQDLKARGLTGVFLITSDAHEGIQHAISEVLPNASWQRCRTHFAKNLYEKVPKTQWPMVSAMFQTIFQQPDATSTWAQAREVVDLLEPKFPHVAAYLEESLDEVLAFTAVPKPVWTKVWSNNPTERLNREIRRRTDVVGIFPNRESIIRLVGAVLAEQHDDWIQQKRYMSLTALEHTKHLMHHPGEHRDDHHQLTA